Below is a window of Cytophaga hutchinsonii ATCC 33406 DNA.
TCCTTCCCGGTTCCAGGTAATCGAAGCGATCTGTTCAGAAACATCCCCAATCAGGTTTCCGATGTTATCATACGTATAATTTCCTGCTGTCTGATCATCTATATCATATGTTTCAGTACCTGGTGCAACTAAGTCCGTAATATACCGCAGCCTGTTATCCTCCAGCATGTTTGTTCCTCCTACAGTCGCATATGAATAGTTGTACGCAAGCGTATCCATTACGGTAAAAGACATACGCAGCATGGATTTTATATTGCCGTTCAGATCGTATTTTGCCCTGAAATCATAATACTTATTAGTCAGTTCACGATTTTTCCATACGAGCTCATTCGTGGTATAATTGTAATCGTACTGTTCGGTATAATAGGCATTGGTAAGCCTGTTCAGCTGATCGTATTTAAATACATAGGCATTATCTCTTAGTGGAGACCAGTTAGGCATTGAGCGGTCATTGATCCAAAAAGCAATATTTCCATTGTAAAGCCCCTGCAGACTTGTTGCAGAAGCATTGAACATTTTCCAGAGATTGTCTGCATGAACTCCGGAACCATTTCCCAGCTGTGCCAGAACTGTTGATACAGGTACATAATCCCCTTTATAAAACCCCAGGTTCATCATGTATTCATCCTGTGCCACATATTTGTTTTTACCTTCGGCACCATCGCCGCCTACGTCTCTTGCACCGGTATTATTATAGGTATTTCCACCATTAAAATAAGTAGACTGCTGAGTAGTGGTGTTTATACCCTTGATCCAGCCTTGCAAGGTTGAATAATAATCTATCCCCTGTACCCGGTCTTCTCCCAATTCTGTACGGGCAATGGGTCCATGTAAATAATATTGGTAGCGGGCGTCTTCTTCCCATATAAGACCGTTACGGGATGTCTTAACCGTTTTTAAGCGGTTGTCTGCATCATAGGTATACTTGTGTATAAACTGTGAGGGCAAGCCTTTATCCAGTATCACCTGCTTCACACTTCCGCTTAACAGATCATACGTATAATCCATCGTAAAGGAAAGTATCGCGCCTGGTGCAGTGCTTGACATGGGTAAAGCATTTACCAATGTTTTCACATTACCATGTACATCGTATTGATAGGTAATATAAGAATCCATATTGGAAGCGTTCAGCTTGGCCAGATCCAGTGCCCGGCTTATTTTCGTAACCCGCCCTCTGTTGGTGTAAGCCGGATCAGAACCTGCGGGCGTATCGTAGGTAGTAGCAACAATATCGGTCGGCGCATTACCTGCTGTAAATAAATCTGCATTCCAGTAATTGATCACATTCTGATCGTATTTGGTACGGTCCAGCAAATTCGCTAATAAGGTAGTATTAACAATATCTCCTACTTTGGTTACTCGGCCAAGCTTATCATAACTTACACACGAAAACGTATTGGTAACTTTTTGTTTAGCGTTCTGTGAAAGTACCGGCTGGCCTTTATCGTTATAAAAGGTGTAAGACGGGATATCATGATTGGCTCCGCTTTCATCCGGTGTTATTTTATAGGTAATCTGGTTCTGGCTATTGTATTTGTATTTGGTTAATAACCCGTGCGTAGGCTGCAGTACACCTAAATATTCTCCTTTTGTATTAAAAGCTTCTTTCTTAAGTAAGCGTACGCCTTCTGGCGGCACTGTCTGTATAAGATTTCCTGCCTGGTCATAATAATATAATGTGTAATAAAGCTGTTTCAGTTCAATGGTTTCGTAATAGAAATTTTCTTTAAACGGCGTAGAAAAACATTTATTATAATGCACAGTCAAAAGACCCTGAAGCTGTGTATTTAACTGGTCTTCCCATAATTCATTTGCTTCTATACTGGCAATTGCTCTTTGCTCGGTTTCACATTTGTCTTTTTCTTTTTGCATGCAAAATGGAAACCACAGCGGATCTTTGCTTGTGGCCAACGGATCACACGGGTCCGGATCCGGTGTTACGGTATAATCAATCTGACAAACTGTTGTGGTTGTAGGTACAGATGTTAAATCAGAATAATAATTAGTTAATGATACATTTGTCGATTTATTTACTATAAAAAATTTATTATATATATAATAATTATTACAACTTATAACGGTTTGTGGATATCCATAGCCCAATTCAATTTTAACTTTTGAATTGTCCATTTTAACAACATCCATACTAAGGCTGGTACTGTAAGGCGCTATTGTAAAAGGAATTGTTTGGAGATTGGACAACGCTTTTAAATTATTAAGTTCAACACCAGCATTCCGGACAAGCGTTAACGTTTTATCAAATGAGATATATTCTACACCATTTACATCTTTTAAAAGCACAAATACTTTACCTATATACGGATAACCTGCCGGATGCTGAACGATTGCTATTTTAGTGAATTGTTTTACATTCCAAATACTGCTGTTATAGACACCTGAGGTATATGAATTTATGTCATCAAATACCGATGCGGTAGGTTCGTCACAATCCGGATCACCTGTTACGATTTCAATTTCATTTCTGTGTCTTTGAATATATTCATTGATGAGATCCACAAGTGCTCCGTATAACGGATCCGGCCCGTAAAAATGTGTTGTTCCTCCTGTAGTTGTGGATGTACAGGTTACGTATGCATTGCTTGTACAGATTGTATTAAGACTCATACCATAGCCGGTAAGAATTTGCTGTGCACGGATTAAATATGAGTCGGTAGCAATCTGATCACAACGAATATAACCAGATGGGTTATCGGTTGCACAACCTCTGCCCAAATATTTATAAAACAGATAATAAAGCAAATTAATATCGGGCATGCTAATGGTCGGGTAGATCGTGAGGTAAGTTGTTTCTAACAAACTCAGATAGTTTAAAGCTCTTTTTTGATTTACTTCCTCACTGCATCCCCTAGTACCTATGGTCTGTAAAGCTGCCCAATCAGTTAAATTCTGCCGGTTAATTACTTCAGGCTGGCTACGTATAACTGTAGACTCCAACGTTGGGTCTTTAAAACCATTTGGCGCGCTACACCCTGATTGCAGGATTGTCTTTTTAATAAATGCATCTTTTTTAGTCAGGTAAATACCTTTAAAAATATTCCAGCGATTAACATCATAATCAGAAGGCAATGCAGGCAATGGCAAATTCATTGCGCCTGTTATACCATCTATATTACCCTGCAGATAATAAAAGGATGCAAATTCCCATGCGGATAATACATCTGCTTTACTGCCATTTCCATTATAATCTATTATGCCACCTTCCTTAAAAAATAATAATAAGGTATCCCGCAGATTGTATAGTGGATTCGTTACTGAAATGCCTGTTGTGAAAAAAGGATCCAATTGAGCAGTAGGTATACTTCCTAAATTGAATGCCGGAAGCCCTGGCACGGTAAAACTTGGAGCGCTTATATTTATTGGCCTCAAAAATCCTTTTGCAGCTGCATCAGACCAGCCGGTTACTCCATTAACCGGATCAAAACTGCCAAATTTATAAATATCATATTGGTCTCTATTATTTAAAGCTGTTGTGTAAGTTGAATTTGTATTTTCACATAAGTTTTTATATACACAATATTCGGGATGTTTTGATAACATATCTGAAGCCCAAACATTGTTAAACGAATCCGGATTAGTTACAACGGCAAGTGACGGTGAAACCCCGTTTACTGGTGTATATGTTACCGAAGCATAAATTCCACTTATCCAATTGAGTTTTGTATAATAATAACCTTCCGGACTTAACTGATCGAGCATTTGCTGCTTATATGATTTACAGCGCATATCTGCTGTAGACCCTTGCAGATTTGTAACTTCATTTCCGCAATCTGTCATACAGTTTGCTTTGATCGTTGCCAATTCTGCTGCTGTATACATAGCCCCCGTAGCCGGATTAATTTTACCGGCAAAGGATTTTTTATAATTTTCGCAGTTATCGTTGCAGGTAAAACCGCAGTTTGCAGCAATCAGTTTTTTGTCTGTATAGGCACTTACAAATGCATTTTTATCTGTATATAATACGTTATCTAATACCATCTGAACTGGTATAGAAGCTGCACTGATTGCATTCAATGTCTGTACAGCTGCCGAATTATAATATAATTTTTTACTCACAATATATTCACCCAGCAAATTAAATGTACATGCCAATTGAACTGTTGGATATGTAACTGCAGAACATCCCGTTGCTGTGGGTAACAGCTCTTTAGAATAATAGGGTATGGTATCATGCTGTGGGGTGTCATCTGTAAGGATAGATCTGCCATCAGGCCCTATAACACTTATTTCAACGGTATAGCCGCATGTTAAACAGGCACCGTTCTGGGAATTCAATACGCTCGTTAAATCATATTTGAAAGTATATTGCTGACCGCTTACAAGATTTATTATTTTGTCTGTACTGATACTAAAACGTCCCTGCGTATTAACATCATTCTGATCAGATAGCCTGTGAATCGATACTCCGCCATCAAACAAGGCTGTCTGGTTGTATTGATCTGAAACAGGTGATAAATTGGTTGTTGGTTTTTCGTTCAGCGCACTTGCAATTACTTTACCTTCGCCATTTTGATATTGAATCGAGATAACACCATTTTCATCTATCGTATAATTTTTAGTGTAATGATGTGCATTCCCGACATTACTGCCAAACATCCGGTACAATTCGGTAGATGATGGTGTACCATAGTAATTCTGAACAAAATGCTGGTCTTTAATATTTGCATTTGCTTGCAGTTCCATTTTAAATGCTGAACCAACTGTGTTTTGTCTGGAAACACGGCCGGTATTATCCGGTGTATATATTATTTGAGAATACGGATATCCTTGCGCATCCGGTGTATACGTTCTTGTTGCGCCTGCCGGAAAAGGATTCAATGCTGAATAATATTGTGATGCACCACTTGCGGTTGAAAGTGCAAGCGATTTGTTAGGATTGTCGTAAGCTTTTTTCTGATGATCCGTTGGCAGCGCTACATTAAACACATTGGTATTAGCCACGTAGTTCATTGACGTAGACGCTGCATATGGAAATGGCATAATATTTACAACGGGCCTTCCTTCAAAATCATACTTTGTTTCAGATATAACTACCGTTTTATCTGAATTCATAGAAGTCTGGGATTGTCTTGTACGTGTTGAACCATCTGCATACACAATACTTTTTTTGTATCTTCCGTTTTCAATAAATGTTGTTGTTGCCTGCCAGTTTTTATATCCTTCAAAATCATCTGTATTTATGATTTTTGTAGCAGCATTATAATTCCAGACACCATTAGTTACAAGATTGGTGACTGCATCAATTTTAACACCCCTTACTCTAAAATAAATTTTTCCTTTAGAATAGGTATTGTGAAAATTAAAGGTTTGCAATGCTGTTGAAATCCGTACAGGTTCTTTTGCTATAAACGCATCTGCATCTTGTGCAAAAGTGGTCACAGCATCATAGTCATCTATATATACCCATTCCAGATCATAGAACTGAGCACCTGTGCTGTACTCCCAATAAATAGTTTTGTTGTCCGATGTTTTATTAAAAGCAACCACTGCAGCCGGATTGAAAATATCTGTCACTGTTTGAATTTGTGTCAGTTCAAGAGCAATATCCGATGGTACCGTTGCTGTATTGCCTGAAGGGAAAGCGGTGATATATAATTCAGCTGTTGGATTACTTACATATGAAAAATCATTGCTTATCCAAAAAACATCTTCGTATATACTTCCTGCTGCATCTGAGGCATCTTTAAAATTAAGATTCAGGGTAAATGCAGAAGAAGTACCTACCACATTTCCTGATCCATCTTTAATTTTAACAACCATCGTCAATCCATAATTCCAGGCCGTAGCATTGATACGATCTGTTAATTGTGAACGCGTATATTTAAGATTTACTTTATATGTATATGTTACAGGTGTGATGCCTGCAAATTGATCCGTTATTTTTAATTTAGGTATTGCATTATCCACTGCTCCAAATGCCGCTTTATCCATAGCAACCATATATTTCGTTTCAAATGCATTTGATGAAATACTTAGCAGAAAAAAGAATAGATAGGAAATAAAGAAATTAGTTCTCATAAGGATCATTCAGGCTGATTGAATAAGAAGAATAAGCAGCAGCAGGTACATACCCTTTTGCTGTTTTAATAATGTATTTATCTGTATTGAAATAATTAATTCCAACAGGAAGCTTTTCGTATGTGTATGTAATCAGTGTTTTCTGATTTTCCCGTTCTTGGGTATTTGTGTAGGCATATTCAACTTTATCTAATAAAAAGGTTGTTTTATTATAATAAAATTTCATTTCAGCAATATCGTTAGAAGGATTTAAAATGGATGTTGTATACTGTTTTGCTGTTTCATAAAAATCATATCGGATAGTATCTAATTTATCACTTAGTTTAGGGATAACTATTTCCTGCATTTTTTTTGATTCCTTTTCTGTGACAGGTCTTATTACAAAGTTTTTTTGGTCAGGCACAACCATCAATACCATATCCGTATTAAAAATAACTTCCATGTTTGTATACTTAACATAAAATTCATTATACTTTTTATATAACTGATAGGTAAAATTAAATTGTTCTTTACCTTTCATATCTGTTTTAGAATATACAGTAAGATGAAATTCATTCATCTTACTGTATGCAGCAGTAATTGAATCTTTAATTTGTATGTTATTCAACGTCTGTGAAACAACTACAAACGTTGATAATACATACAACATACAGCAGGTTATTACTTTCATTTTGATTTAATCTGGCTTTGTGATTCCTGCATCGTTACAATGCCTCTTTCCGTTTCTTTTTTTGTTAGATATAGATTGCCTGAAGGATCGTAGTAATACAAGGTGGCAAAATTATTGTTATCCAACGTTGCACGTAATTTATAATTAGAACGGTCATACACATATGAAACCATGTTTGATTCTGCGGGATATATACGGATATCATCAAAATAGGAAGTACCCGGACCAGATTGTCCGGCACCGCCAAATAAATAGATTCCTAAACTTTCTGTACCTACAGGAACTACAAACTCTCCGTAAATTTTTGTCCATCCTTCTACTGTAATCGTTGACAATCCAAAATTAATGTTATTAGCTGTAACCAATGTGCCCGTTTTATCATAAAAACGAACGCCTGCATTTGGTGGAAAACTAAGTGCTTTTACCCAAGCTTCAAATACCATTTTTTTACCTGGCGTAACTAGGAGTCTACGCTGTTCAAAAACGGCACCGACAGTGACAGCTAGAGATGATTTTCCTGTATGCGAAACTGTGCTATTAATATAAGGTGGAAGATTTGACAGTATATCTGCCGTTTTTAATCCTCTGGAAGATTGTTTCAATTTAAATTTACCATTTCCCATCCATGGACCCACATTGTCCAATATCGTAGTATTTAATATAATAATAGTTTTAGAAGCATCTCCCGGGTATGCTTGAATACCAGACACCGCATACCTACCCGACAATGTTGCACCTGTTGTTATTTCCTGCCCGTCAATATCAGCTGAGATAATTTCCAGATCTGTATTATACCGTTTATTCAAAATCAACATGTTTTTATTTGCAGATAAAACTGTATAATTAGCAAAAGCGTCCATAGTTCTGTTTGTTACAGCGGTATAAAAATTCAGGTTGTTTTTCCCGATATAATTATCCATGAGTATTGCTGTTGTACCCGGATAATCTTCAAAGCTTTCAAAACCAATTTCATAAACAGAAGCATTGGATGCCATAGCAGTTACAAGCGAGTTGCT
It encodes the following:
- a CDS encoding RHS repeat domain-containing protein — its product is MRTNFFISYLFFFLLSISSNAFETKYMVAMDKAAFGAVDNAIPKLKITDQFAGITPVTYTYKVNLKYTRSQLTDRINATAWNYGLTMVVKIKDGSGNVVGTSSAFTLNLNFKDASDAAGSIYEDVFWISNDFSYVSNPTAELYITAFPSGNTATVPSDIALELTQIQTVTDIFNPAAVVAFNKTSDNKTIYWEYSTGAQFYDLEWVYIDDYDAVTTFAQDADAFIAKEPVRISTALQTFNFHNTYSKGKIYFRVRGVKIDAVTNLVTNGVWNYNAATKIINTDDFEGYKNWQATTTFIENGRYKKSIVYADGSTRTRQSQTSMNSDKTVVISETKYDFEGRPVVNIMPFPYAASTSMNYVANTNVFNVALPTDHQKKAYDNPNKSLALSTASGASQYYSALNPFPAGATRTYTPDAQGYPYSQIIYTPDNTGRVSRQNTVGSAFKMELQANANIKDQHFVQNYYGTPSSTELYRMFGSNVGNAHHYTKNYTIDENGVISIQYQNGEGKVIASALNEKPTTNLSPVSDQYNQTALFDGGVSIHRLSDQNDVNTQGRFSISTDKIINLVSGQQYTFKYDLTSVLNSQNGACLTCGYTVEISVIGPDGRSILTDDTPQHDTIPYYSKELLPTATGCSAVTYPTVQLACTFNLLGEYIVSKKLYYNSAAVQTLNAISAASIPVQMVLDNVLYTDKNAFVSAYTDKKLIAANCGFTCNDNCENYKKSFAGKINPATGAMYTAAELATIKANCMTDCGNEVTNLQGSTADMRCKSYKQQMLDQLSPEGYYYTKLNWISGIYASVTYTPVNGVSPSLAVVTNPDSFNNVWASDMLSKHPEYCVYKNLCENTNSTYTTALNNRDQYDIYKFGSFDPVNGVTGWSDAAAKGFLRPINISAPSFTVPGLPAFNLGSIPTAQLDPFFTTGISVTNPLYNLRDTLLLFFKEGGIIDYNGNGSKADVLSAWEFASFYYLQGNIDGITGAMNLPLPALPSDYDVNRWNIFKGIYLTKKDAFIKKTILQSGCSAPNGFKDPTLESTVIRSQPEVINRQNLTDWAALQTIGTRGCSEEVNQKRALNYLSLLETTYLTIYPTISMPDINLLYYLFYKYLGRGCATDNPSGYIRCDQIATDSYLIRAQQILTGYGMSLNTICTSNAYVTCTSTTTGGTTHFYGPDPLYGALVDLINEYIQRHRNEIEIVTGDPDCDEPTASVFDDINSYTSGVYNSSIWNVKQFTKIAIVQHPAGYPYIGKVFVLLKDVNGVEYISFDKTLTLVRNAGVELNNLKALSNLQTIPFTIAPYSTSLSMDVVKMDNSKVKIELGYGYPQTVISCNNYYIYNKFFIVNKSTNVSLTNYYSDLTSVPTTTTVCQIDYTVTPDPDPCDPLATSKDPLWFPFCMQKEKDKCETEQRAIASIEANELWEDQLNTQLQGLLTVHYNKCFSTPFKENFYYETIELKQLYYTLYYYDQAGNLIQTVPPEGVRLLKKEAFNTKGEYLGVLQPTHGLLTKYKYNSQNQITYKITPDESGANHDIPSYTFYNDKGQPVLSQNAKQKVTNTFSCVSYDKLGRVTKVGDIVNTTLLANLLDRTKYDQNVINYWNADLFTAGNAPTDIVATTYDTPAGSDPAYTNRGRVTKISRALDLAKLNASNMDSYITYQYDVHGNVKTLVNALPMSSTAPGAILSFTMDYTYDLLSGSVKQVILDKGLPSQFIHKYTYDADNRLKTVKTSRNGLIWEEDARYQYYLHGPIARTELGEDRVQGIDYYSTLQGWIKGINTTTQQSTYFNGGNTYNNTGARDVGGDGAEGKNKYVAQDEYMMNLGFYKGDYVPVSTVLAQLGNGSGVHADNLWKMFNASATSLQGLYNGNIAFWINDRSMPNWSPLRDNAYVFKYDQLNRLTNAYYTEQYDYNYTTNELVWKNRELTNKYYDFRAKYDLNGNIKSMLRMSFTVMDTLAYNYSYATVGGTNMLEDNRLRYITDLVAPGTETYDIDDQTAGNYTYDNIGNLIGDVSEQIASITWNREGKVTALTRSTGSTKPDFIFKYDVNGRRIYKEVKGKTPAGALDNTKITRVYYAYDGTGNMLATYEGITTTYPIEFRQVDVSIYGSKRLGVYAHATPVTRTALVGGLMRNANFDKSTSQRRPAYTQYQLEDHLGNVRTVIAGLKFALDQNNDGTPDVYSAYVLTENDYYPFGMQIAGGYRRYSTNNYKFGYNGKPMDNEWNGDGAMYDYGFRIYDPRICKFLSVDPLSPSYPELTPYQFASNTPINSIDLDGLERLLSIIDEKSGVTLIAKVDINNPDYVNGSGDQFIGSMKLGYSYSQIVKNTYGSNISFLNKSELYIKIKADGSYKAYANYENSAAERTFVRAEQFFYHNMKGAEVGGIGISGKASWQVNSLGVRGEWYQNKLGEQGLNFELDYSRAGTISYGAKLGDIAKLRYSWTSYVPSLEANAYLFIKKTPYTAGKSIANYWEGSGTIPIAGGTNLKFEGNSTGTYRFGLNWSTGEQRANLKAGYTTKTTYRWTW